Proteins encoded within one genomic window of bacterium:
- a CDS encoding TetR/AcrR family transcriptional regulator — protein sequence MTAKTSQPEQDREMRQKILKSATRLFAAKGYAATSVREIVSEAGATAPVLYYYFQSKEGVYLEIMREALSQFESALTECAKKEGSAEEKLRYLAVRLHNLHCKNLDTVSLIHSVYHGPPQGAPEFDFDTFHKWLLATIASLVGEGISRGDFAGESPEAMTMALLGAVRFAMDAELCHPEDSPGEEGLSKVLDIIFLGMRPRNS from the coding sequence ATGACAGCGAAAACAAGCCAGCCCGAGCAGGACAGGGAGATGCGGCAGAAGATATTGAAGAGCGCAACGAGGCTCTTCGCCGCGAAAGGCTACGCCGCCACCTCCGTGCGCGAGATAGTCTCGGAGGCGGGGGCGACCGCCCCGGTTCTCTACTACTACTTCCAGAGCAAGGAAGGGGTCTATCTCGAAATAATGCGCGAGGCGCTCTCCCAGTTTGAAAGCGCCCTCACCGAATGCGCAAAAAAAGAAGGCTCCGCCGAAGAGAAGCTGAGATATCTGGCGGTGCGGCTCCACAACCTCCATTGCAAGAACCTGGATACGGTTAGCCTCATCCATTCCGTCTACCACGGCCCGCCGCAGGGCGCGCCGGAGTTTGATTTCGACACCTTTCACAAGTGGCTGCTCGCCACAATCGCCTCCCTCGTCGGCGAAGGCATTTCGCGCGGGGATTTCGCGGGGGAAAGCCCGGAGGCGATGACTATGGCGCTGCTCGGAGCGGTGCGCTTCGCCATGGACGCCGAGCTTTGCCACCCGGAGGACTCTCCCGGCGAGGAAGG